A portion of the Streptomyces sp. YPW6 genome contains these proteins:
- a CDS encoding AfsR/SARP family transcriptional regulator yields MTRPPVRTGTAGAVHFSLLGPLTARRDGRELPLGPRKQRLVLATLLARPNTPVPVDVLTDAVWPDDPPRTARKNLQVYISAARSLLGPAGSDGADRVVHGCGGYLLRIAEGELDTLRFGSLARAGRAAVGRGDLPGAARLLREALDLWEGPPLHDLRDSAGVAEEADRLEARCLTVFEDWTEAEIELGRAAVAVDGLRDLVERHPLRERLRAAWMNALHQSGRQAEALAVYDDYRQLMARELGLEPSPAMTALYRSMLGRGREARRPAAPREAAGPVALPAGTGAFTGRREELRDLLDVLGGGEERVVVVSGPGGSGKSALAVRAAQLLADPFPDGRLHVRVRGEDGTARSRAEILTELGRWCGVAQARPDVSSAAGAEVPGTARGLAVLAEAWQEWQARHRALVVLDDVPDEASVRGLLPRSGKCAVLVTARGQLPGLAPVHRIALPALADGEALELLGKLIGAGRLRTDPGAALRIVRACGGLPLAVEVSGMRLAVLRHLPLAEYADRLDDPSSALDELVAGDVSVRHRIASGWQDLTDRDRWVLGRLAGLAEDGCFTLDRATAALGCGERAAIRAVESLIDAGAVTSPAGEVTAHAALYEVPRLLGLYAREREVPAHPAEPTGREIHRHPGVQVSVLSAG; encoded by the coding sequence ATGACCCGACCTCCCGTCCGTACCGGCACCGCCGGTGCCGTGCACTTCTCGCTGCTCGGCCCGCTGACCGCGCGGCGGGACGGCCGCGAACTCCCGCTCGGTCCGCGCAAACAGCGCCTGGTCCTCGCCACCCTGCTGGCCCGGCCCAACACCCCCGTCCCGGTGGACGTGCTGACCGACGCGGTGTGGCCGGACGACCCGCCGCGCACCGCCCGTAAGAACCTCCAGGTGTACATCAGTGCCGCCCGCTCCCTCCTGGGCCCCGCCGGAAGCGACGGGGCGGACCGGGTGGTGCACGGCTGCGGGGGCTACCTCCTGCGCATCGCCGAGGGCGAGCTGGACACCCTGCGCTTCGGGTCGCTGGCACGCGCCGGGCGGGCGGCGGTCGGGCGGGGCGATCTGCCCGGCGCGGCCCGGCTGCTGCGCGAGGCCCTCGACCTGTGGGAGGGGCCGCCGCTGCACGATCTGCGGGACTCGGCCGGGGTCGCCGAGGAGGCGGACCGGCTGGAGGCGCGCTGTCTGACGGTGTTCGAGGACTGGACGGAGGCCGAGATCGAGTTGGGCCGGGCCGCCGTCGCGGTGGACGGGCTGCGGGATCTGGTGGAGCGCCATCCGCTGCGGGAGCGGCTGCGGGCCGCCTGGATGAACGCCCTGCACCAGTCGGGCCGGCAGGCCGAGGCGCTGGCGGTGTACGACGACTACCGGCAGCTGATGGCCCGGGAACTGGGCCTGGAGCCGAGTCCGGCGATGACGGCGCTGTACCGGTCGATGCTCGGCCGGGGGCGTGAGGCGCGGCGGCCCGCCGCCCCCCGGGAGGCGGCGGGCCCGGTGGCGCTGCCCGCCGGTACGGGGGCGTTCACCGGCCGCCGCGAAGAGCTGCGGGACCTGCTCGACGTCCTGGGCGGCGGCGAGGAGCGCGTGGTCGTCGTGTCGGGTCCGGGCGGGTCGGGGAAGTCGGCGCTGGCGGTCCGGGCGGCGCAGCTGCTCGCCGACCCGTTCCCCGACGGCCGCTTGCACGTCCGGGTGCGCGGGGAGGACGGCACGGCGCGCAGCCGGGCGGAGATCCTCACCGAGCTGGGCCGGTGGTGCGGGGTGGCCCAGGCGCGCCCGGACGTCTCCTCGGCGGCGGGTGCGGAGGTCCCCGGGACGGCCCGGGGCCTCGCGGTCCTCGCGGAGGCCTGGCAGGAGTGGCAGGCCCGGCACCGGGCGCTGGTGGTCCTGGACGACGTGCCGGACGAGGCGTCCGTGCGGGGGCTGCTGCCCCGGTCGGGGAAGTGCGCCGTACTGGTCACCGCCCGGGGGCAGTTGCCCGGACTCGCCCCGGTGCACCGGATCGCGCTGCCCGCCCTGGCGGACGGCGAGGCGCTGGAGCTGCTCGGGAAGCTGATCGGGGCCGGGCGGCTGCGGACGGACCCGGGGGCGGCGCTGCGGATCGTCCGGGCCTGCGGGGGGCTGCCGCTGGCCGTGGAGGTGAGCGGGATGCGGCTGGCGGTCCTGCGGCATCTGCCGCTGGCGGAGTACGCGGACCGGCTCGACGACCCGTCGTCCGCGCTCGACGAACTGGTGGCCGGGGACGTCTCCGTACGGCACCGGATCGCGTCCGGCTGGCAGGACCTGACGGACCGCGACCGGTGGGTGCTGGGGCGGCTGGCCGGGCTCGCCGAGGACGGGTGCTTCACCCTGGACCGGGCCACGGCCGCGCTGGGGTGCGGTGAGCGGGCGGCGATCCGGGCCGTCGAGTCGCTGATCGACGCCGGTGCGGTGACCTCACCCGCCGGGGAGGTCACCGCCCACGCCGCGCTGTACGAGGTGCCGAGGCTGCTCGGCCTGTACGCCCGCGAGCGGGAGGTTCCCGCACACCCGGCCGAACCGACCGGGCGGGAGATCCACCGCCACCCGGGGGTCCAGGTGTCCGTCCTCAGCGCGGGGTGA
- a CDS encoding LuxR family transcriptional regulator has protein sequence MRATSPVIVGRDEEIGLLSSALDAVQRRSGRALFLLGEAGIGKSRLVGECAYRAYGLGMPVLRGRATSTGLVVPFRPLAEALASRFRAAGTPTDPELAPYHPALARLVPEWRRAGSPGYPETVVELAEALLRLLSVLGREAGCTILLEDLHDCDTETVAVVEYVIDNLADLPILFLGTLRPEPGAALDLVRSAERRHVAAVRELRPLHDDQVRALTSACLDAGPQEIPEAVHRRLAERAAGNPYLLEVLLADLLDTGRLRQADGGWEAVEQPGGSIPSDIVRSWARRLERLDEPVRDLLLASATLGSQFSVTVLQTVTGFEDRALFTHLRSAVEAGVIAPDGAAPDRYAFRHSLTAEALISSLVPAERASLARRAAAAIEHSGEPLDEDGRQLVASLRLAAGDRAGAARQFAEAGRRMLASGAHGSAVVLLERAHPLAAESDRAAVAESLAVARAEGGDLDGGLALADALPPVPARSEAAARRGQFHIDLAWAAVMAERTADAVLQVEAARALLGPAPPPGRRAALVVVDGYLALLPEAPGNRRPYRDPVETEQAVQKAAETAEAEGLPVVACQAWQLLALLRREEGFDAADAALERMLSLSTEHALPVWRVEALVRLGANAFMRTGDASRLLSARSAATDLGALLLTRTVDGLLAMNAVLCARWEEAQEIIDRSADASARVGDLSAHRYLLLAGATMAAHRGRRRDMDRALAAFRRAGGEQSLLVPLRSGLCRAFGALLEEDRERATAELDEALAWELDHPSYYYLSGRYGLRPLLRVLAGQADRAELEEARAAPGGCLAWNRQFLELADAVLLGRTGDPAGAARLVASFARCSAPFPVAHHLGLRLVADAARTDGWGEPVAWLRTAEEFFYGAGVQPVSAACRAALRQAGASVGQHRGGWDRIPSPLRTSGVTPREYEVFVLLPERPGNQQIARRLSISPRTVEKHMASLLNKTGRADRAALCEFAAECAAEPV, from the coding sequence ATGCGAGCCACTTCGCCGGTCATCGTCGGGCGGGACGAGGAAATCGGACTGCTGAGCAGCGCCCTGGACGCCGTGCAACGGCGTTCGGGGCGCGCGCTGTTCCTCCTCGGGGAAGCCGGGATCGGAAAGTCCCGGCTGGTGGGCGAGTGCGCCTACCGGGCCTACGGGCTCGGCATGCCGGTGCTGCGCGGCCGGGCCACCTCGACCGGCCTCGTCGTGCCGTTCCGCCCGCTGGCCGAGGCGCTGGCCTCCCGGTTCCGGGCGGCCGGCACCCCCACCGACCCGGAGCTCGCCCCCTACCATCCGGCACTGGCCCGGCTGGTCCCGGAGTGGCGCAGGGCCGGGTCGCCCGGGTATCCGGAGACGGTCGTGGAGCTGGCCGAGGCGCTGCTGCGGCTGCTGTCCGTGCTGGGCAGGGAGGCGGGCTGCACGATCCTGCTGGAGGACCTGCACGACTGCGACACGGAGACCGTCGCGGTCGTCGAGTACGTCATCGACAACCTCGCCGATCTCCCCATCCTGTTCCTCGGCACCCTGCGCCCCGAGCCGGGCGCCGCCCTGGACCTCGTACGCTCCGCGGAGCGCCGGCACGTGGCCGCGGTCCGCGAGCTGCGGCCGCTCCACGACGACCAGGTGCGGGCACTCACGAGCGCCTGCCTGGACGCGGGGCCGCAGGAGATACCGGAGGCGGTGCACCGGCGGCTGGCCGAGCGCGCCGCGGGCAACCCGTACCTGCTGGAAGTGCTCCTGGCCGACCTCCTCGACACCGGCAGGCTCCGGCAGGCCGACGGGGGCTGGGAGGCGGTCGAGCAGCCGGGCGGGTCCATCCCCTCGGACATCGTGCGCAGTTGGGCCCGGAGGCTGGAACGCCTCGACGAGCCGGTACGGGACCTGCTCCTGGCCTCGGCCACGCTGGGCAGCCAGTTCTCGGTCACCGTGCTCCAGACCGTCACCGGTTTCGAGGACCGGGCCCTGTTCACGCATCTGCGCTCGGCGGTGGAGGCCGGGGTCATCGCTCCCGACGGCGCGGCCCCCGACCGCTACGCCTTCCGCCACTCGCTCACCGCCGAGGCCCTGATCTCCTCGCTCGTCCCGGCCGAGCGCGCCTCCCTGGCCCGCCGGGCCGCCGCGGCCATCGAGCACTCCGGGGAGCCGCTGGACGAGGACGGGCGGCAGCTCGTGGCCTCGCTGCGGCTGGCGGCGGGCGACCGGGCGGGCGCGGCGCGCCAGTTCGCGGAGGCCGGAAGACGGATGCTCGCTTCGGGAGCGCACGGTTCCGCCGTGGTGCTGCTGGAGCGGGCGCACCCCCTGGCCGCCGAGTCCGACCGGGCCGCCGTGGCCGAGTCGCTGGCGGTCGCACGGGCCGAGGGCGGCGATCTCGACGGCGGGCTGGCGCTGGCGGACGCGCTGCCGCCGGTTCCGGCGCGTTCCGAAGCCGCGGCCCGGCGCGGACAGTTCCACATCGACCTGGCCTGGGCGGCGGTGATGGCGGAGCGCACCGCCGATGCCGTGCTCCAGGTCGAGGCGGCCCGCGCGCTCCTCGGCCCCGCGCCGCCCCCGGGCCGCCGGGCGGCGCTCGTGGTGGTCGACGGGTATCTGGCGCTGCTGCCCGAAGCGCCCGGGAACAGGCGGCCGTACCGGGATCCGGTGGAGACCGAGCAGGCCGTCCAGAAGGCCGCCGAGACCGCCGAGGCTGAGGGGCTGCCCGTGGTCGCCTGCCAGGCCTGGCAGTTGCTGGCGCTGCTGCGGCGTGAGGAGGGGTTCGACGCGGCGGACGCCGCACTGGAGCGCATGCTGTCGCTCTCCACCGAACACGCCCTGCCGGTCTGGCGGGTGGAGGCGCTGGTGCGGCTGGGCGCGAACGCGTTCATGCGGACCGGGGACGCGTCCCGGCTGCTCTCCGCCCGGTCGGCGGCCACCGACCTGGGGGCGCTGCTGCTGACCCGTACGGTCGACGGGCTGCTCGCGATGAACGCGGTGCTGTGCGCCCGGTGGGAGGAGGCGCAGGAGATCATCGACCGATCGGCCGATGCCAGTGCCCGGGTCGGCGACCTGTCCGCCCACCGCTATCTGCTGCTGGCCGGGGCGACGATGGCCGCGCACCGGGGGCGGCGGCGGGACATGGACCGGGCACTGGCCGCGTTCCGGCGGGCCGGGGGTGAGCAGTCGCTGCTGGTACCGCTGCGGTCGGGGCTCTGCCGGGCGTTCGGGGCGCTGCTGGAGGAGGACCGGGAACGGGCGACGGCCGAGCTGGACGAGGCGCTGGCCTGGGAGCTGGACCACCCGAGCTACTACTACCTGAGCGGGCGGTACGGGCTGCGCCCGCTGCTGCGGGTGCTGGCGGGGCAGGCGGACCGGGCCGAGCTGGAGGAGGCGCGGGCGGCTCCCGGGGGCTGCCTCGCCTGGAACCGGCAGTTCCTGGAGCTGGCCGACGCGGTGCTGCTGGGCCGCACGGGGGACCCGGCCGGGGCCGCCCGGCTGGTGGCGTCCTTCGCGCGGTGCTCCGCCCCGTTCCCGGTCGCCCACCACCTGGGGCTGCGGCTGGTCGCGGACGCGGCCCGGACGGACGGGTGGGGCGAGCCGGTGGCGTGGCTGCGGACCGCCGAGGAGTTCTTCTACGGGGCCGGGGTGCAACCGGTCTCCGCCGCGTGCCGGGCGGCGCTGCGGCAGGCCGGGGCGAGCGTGGGCCAGCACCGGGGCGGCTGGGACCGGATTCCGTCGCCGCTGCGGACCAGCGGGGTGACGCCGCGTGAGTACGAGGTGTTCGTGCTGCTGCCCGAGCGTCCGGGGAACCAGCAGATCGCCCGTCGGCTGTCGATCTCGCCGCGCACGGTGGAGAAGCACATGGCCAGCCTGCTGAACAAGACCGGTCGCGCGGACCGGGCGGCGCTGTGCGAGTTCGCCGCCGAGTGCGCAGCCGAGCCGGTCTGA
- a CDS encoding type 2 lanthipeptide synthetase LanM family protein, with translation MAEKNLIDRGTNRRLAPGDAAPTLGPLAPFGRAASEPWWLPGVVGGSTSGEPAWAVFAREAVAAAPRDVVVADRAYPGLSGFEPIVAPFVEAAVARLRDALRGPGHAANGRAAYGRTDGGPDAGGRAGLGRTASGPGTDGRAAGSPGGGPEVDGSSPVLADFRRHLTRRLSRIAARTLVTELHEARRLGRLNGEGPQERFRDFVALTARRDGLDRLVTSYPVLARLLATACLTSADAFAELVTRLAADRHLLAPAGVFGDRAGSPDGALRTYAGPGALTGVEAGAGDSHRGGRSVMLLRFADGTRLVYKPRPLAAHRHFNSLVEWFGSLPGAPGLRVLRILDRGDYGWAEFVEERPCASEAETRQFYRRQGALLALLHTLDGTDLHHENLIACGPHPVLVDVETLFHPPLGPARSADPAARALHDSVHRVGLLPQLLVGDTTALDMSAIGGGRASSSPIETADWAEAGTDRMRLVRRAGRFTESANRPRLGTEAADPSAYTEDLCDGFRAGYTVIHDHRNELLSAEGPLRRFAEDEVRVVPRPTWTYTTLLDESTHPDLMRDAAERHQVLSLLRTPLLGVPALSGVEDEEIAELWCGDVPVFATRPGSTELWSGTGRAVAGPAPDGAAPGADAPSGLARVEAKVRAMDTVDRQDQERIIRTAMVSTSPRLPHRPGPGGRQSAATAPEPEQLLSAARSVGDQLVSLAYRHAGRTNWIGLELLGERYWRLTPMAADLAGGYTGPALFLAQLAALTGVSRYAEAAREALAPVPGLLDALHGRADELGALGSGAYAGLGGIAYTLTEVGTLLGDPEVLDLAGPAVRLSCAANAAEDGYGVRGGAAGGLVALLAVYHATGRPQAWWGAVRCADRLADAPVPDTGGFADGAAGIGWALLRLVAAGGDARHRSAGLAALRRATVLTDSTTAHGPAWCEGAAGVALAIADSPAAREDPELSGWLTARSGELAGTGPLADDSLCHGESGLLELLAHSALPALLPDIRATWVRRAGTLLASADRAGPQCGTPGGVPHPGLLTGLAGIGHGLLRAGFPDRIGSALLLDPSRAP, from the coding sequence ATGGCGGAGAAGAACCTGATCGACAGAGGTACGAACCGCCGCCTCGCCCCCGGTGACGCCGCGCCCACCCTCGGCCCCCTCGCCCCGTTCGGGCGGGCTGCCTCGGAACCGTGGTGGCTGCCCGGTGTCGTCGGGGGCAGCACCTCCGGCGAGCCCGCCTGGGCGGTCTTCGCCCGGGAGGCCGTCGCCGCCGCCCCGCGCGATGTGGTCGTCGCCGACCGCGCGTACCCGGGGCTCAGCGGCTTCGAGCCGATCGTCGCGCCCTTCGTCGAGGCGGCCGTGGCGCGGCTCCGGGACGCGCTGCGAGGGCCAGGGCACGCGGCGAACGGCCGGGCGGCATACGGACGAACGGATGGCGGGCCGGACGCCGGAGGCCGGGCGGGGCTCGGACGAACGGCAAGCGGGCCGGGCACTGACGGCCGGGCGGCAGGCTCCCCGGGCGGCGGCCCGGAGGTGGACGGCTCCTCCCCCGTACTGGCCGATTTCCGGCGGCACTTGACCCGGCGGCTGTCCCGGATCGCGGCGCGCACGCTCGTCACCGAACTGCACGAGGCCCGTCGGCTGGGCCGGCTGAACGGCGAGGGGCCCCAGGAGCGCTTCCGGGACTTCGTCGCGCTGACCGCCCGCCGGGACGGGCTGGACCGGCTCGTCACCAGCTACCCCGTGCTCGCCCGCCTCCTGGCGACGGCCTGTCTCACCAGCGCGGACGCCTTCGCGGAGCTGGTCACACGACTCGCCGCCGACCGGCATCTGCTGGCCCCGGCAGGGGTGTTCGGGGACCGGGCAGGCTCCCCGGACGGTGCGCTGCGCACGTACGCGGGGCCGGGCGCGCTCACCGGGGTCGAGGCCGGTGCGGGCGACAGCCATCGCGGCGGCCGGTCGGTGATGCTCCTCCGGTTCGCCGACGGCACGCGGCTGGTCTACAAGCCGCGTCCGCTCGCGGCCCACCGGCACTTCAACTCCCTGGTCGAATGGTTCGGTTCACTGCCGGGCGCCCCCGGACTCCGGGTGCTGCGCATCCTGGACCGGGGGGACTACGGCTGGGCCGAGTTCGTCGAGGAGCGGCCCTGCGCATCGGAGGCGGAGACCCGGCAGTTCTACCGGCGCCAGGGTGCGCTGCTGGCCCTGCTGCACACCCTGGACGGTACGGATCTGCATCACGAGAACCTGATCGCCTGCGGCCCGCACCCGGTCCTGGTCGATGTGGAGACCCTGTTCCACCCGCCGCTGGGGCCCGCCCGCTCCGCCGACCCCGCCGCCCGCGCCCTGCACGACTCGGTCCACCGGGTGGGCCTGCTCCCCCAGTTGCTCGTCGGGGACACCACCGCGCTCGACATGTCCGCCATCGGCGGGGGCCGGGCCTCCTCCTCGCCCATCGAGACCGCCGACTGGGCGGAGGCCGGCACCGACCGGATGCGGCTGGTACGACGGGCGGGCCGGTTCACCGAGTCCGCCAACCGGCCCCGGCTCGGCACCGAGGCCGCCGACCCCTCCGCGTACACCGAGGACCTCTGCGACGGGTTCCGCGCCGGTTACACCGTGATCCACGACCACCGCAACGAACTCCTTTCCGCAGAGGGGCCGTTGCGGCGATTCGCCGAGGACGAGGTGCGCGTCGTCCCCCGCCCCACCTGGACCTACACGACCCTGCTGGACGAGTCGACCCACCCCGACCTGATGCGGGACGCCGCCGAACGGCACCAGGTCCTGTCGCTGCTGCGCACCCCGCTCCTGGGCGTGCCCGCGCTGTCCGGCGTGGAGGACGAGGAGATCGCGGAGCTGTGGTGCGGCGACGTGCCGGTGTTCGCCACCCGGCCCGGCTCCACGGAGCTGTGGAGCGGCACCGGCCGTGCGGTCGCGGGGCCGGCCCCCGACGGAGCCGCGCCCGGGGCGGACGCCCCCTCCGGTCTCGCACGCGTCGAGGCGAAGGTGCGCGCGATGGACACCGTCGACCGCCAGGACCAGGAACGGATCATCCGGACCGCCATGGTGAGCACGTCTCCCCGGCTGCCGCACCGGCCCGGTCCGGGCGGCAGGCAGAGTGCGGCGACCGCACCGGAGCCGGAGCAACTGCTCTCCGCAGCACGGTCGGTGGGCGACCAGCTCGTCTCCCTCGCCTACCGGCACGCGGGCCGGACCAACTGGATCGGGCTCGAACTGCTCGGCGAGCGCTACTGGCGGCTCACCCCGATGGCGGCGGATCTCGCGGGCGGATACACCGGTCCCGCGCTCTTCCTGGCCCAACTGGCGGCGCTCACCGGCGTGTCCCGGTACGCCGAAGCGGCCCGTGAGGCACTCGCCCCCGTCCCGGGACTGCTGGACGCCCTGCACGGGCGGGCCGACGAGCTCGGGGCCCTGGGCTCCGGCGCCTACGCGGGCCTCGGCGGCATCGCGTACACGTTGACCGAGGTCGGCACGCTGCTGGGCGACCCGGAGGTGCTGGACCTGGCCGGTCCGGCCGTCCGGCTGAGCTGCGCGGCGAACGCGGCCGAGGACGGGTACGGGGTGCGCGGCGGAGCGGCGGGCGGGCTGGTCGCGCTGCTCGCGGTCTACCACGCCACCGGCCGCCCGCAGGCCTGGTGGGGCGCAGTGCGCTGCGCCGACCGGCTCGCCGACGCCCCGGTCCCCGACACCGGGGGCTTCGCCGACGGGGCGGCCGGGATCGGCTGGGCGTTGCTGCGCCTCGTCGCGGCCGGGGGCGACGCCCGCCACCGGAGCGCCGGACTGGCGGCCCTGCGCCGGGCGACCGTGCTGACGGACTCCACGACCGCCCACGGACCCGCCTGGTGCGAAGGGGCGGCCGGAGTGGCGCTGGCGATCGCGGACAGCCCCGCCGCGCGGGAGGACCCGGAGCTGTCCGGCTGGCTGACGGCGCGCTCCGGCGAGCTGGCCGGCACCGGGCCGCTCGCCGACGACAGCCTGTGCCACGGGGAGTCCGGGCTGCTCGAACTCCTCGCCCACAGCGCCCTGCCCGCCCTCCTGCCCGACATCCGGGCCACGTGGGTACGCCGGGCCGGGACGCTCCTGGCCTCCGCGGACCGGGCCGGGCCGCAGTGCGGGACGCCCGGTGGCGTACCGCACCCGGGGCTGCTCACCGGGCTCGCGGGCATCGGGCACGGTCTGCTGCGGGCGGGGTTCCCCGACCGGATCGGCTCCGCCCTGCTCCTGGACCCTTCCCGCGCCCCCTGA
- a CDS encoding LacI family DNA-binding transcriptional regulator — MTVTLADVAARARVSPATVSRVLNGNYPVAASTRERVLRAVDDLDYVLNGPASSLAAATSDLVGILVNDIADPFFGIMAGAAQTQIGGPGDGSGRAGGEKLAVICNTGGSPERELTYLTLLQRQRAAAVVLTGGAVEHPEHQAAMTVKLAKLADAGTRIVFCGRPPLPEGDALVAALTFDNRGGGRRLTEHLLSLGHRRIGYVAGPPERTTTRHRLEGHREALRAVGADGLPAGGAPAAGSGDQGADDEDRLVVHGPYDRRSGYEATLELLRRAPDVTAIVAANDTVALGACAAVRDRGMRIPQDISVAGFDDLPFSVDAVPALTTVRLPLFEAGARAGRLAMGKENPPPGGIATIAAELMIRGSTAAPRS; from the coding sequence ATGACAGTCACCCTGGCGGATGTGGCGGCCCGCGCCCGGGTGTCCCCGGCCACCGTCTCCCGCGTGCTGAACGGCAACTACCCGGTGGCGGCGTCGACCCGGGAACGGGTGCTGCGTGCGGTGGACGACCTGGACTACGTGCTCAACGGGCCCGCCAGTTCGCTCGCGGCGGCCACGTCCGACCTGGTCGGCATCCTGGTCAACGACATCGCCGACCCCTTCTTCGGGATCATGGCGGGGGCGGCACAGACGCAGATCGGCGGCCCCGGGGACGGCTCGGGCCGGGCGGGCGGCGAGAAGCTGGCCGTCATCTGCAACACCGGCGGCTCCCCGGAACGCGAACTGACCTATCTCACCCTCCTCCAGCGCCAGCGCGCCGCCGCCGTCGTCCTCACCGGCGGCGCGGTCGAGCATCCGGAGCACCAGGCCGCGATGACGGTGAAGCTGGCGAAGCTGGCGGACGCGGGCACCCGCATCGTCTTCTGCGGGCGGCCCCCGCTGCCCGAGGGGGACGCACTCGTCGCCGCCCTCACGTTCGACAACCGGGGCGGCGGCCGACGCCTGACCGAGCACCTGCTCTCGCTGGGCCACCGCAGGATCGGTTACGTCGCCGGGCCCCCGGAACGCACCACCACCCGGCACCGCCTGGAGGGGCACCGGGAGGCGCTGCGCGCGGTGGGAGCGGATGGCCTTCCGGCGGGGGGCGCTCCGGCGGCCGGTTCCGGTGACCAGGGGGCCGACGACGAGGACCGGCTCGTCGTGCACGGGCCCTACGACCGGCGTTCCGGGTACGAGGCCACCCTCGAACTCCTGCGCAGGGCACCGGACGTGACGGCGATCGTGGCCGCCAACGACACGGTGGCGCTGGGCGCGTGCGCGGCGGTACGGGACCGGGGGATGCGGATCCCGCAGGACATCTCGGTGGCGGGCTTCGACGACCTGCCGTTCTCGGTGGACGCGGTCCCGGCCCTCACGACGGTCCGGCTGCCGCTGTTCGAGGCGGGCGCCCGAGCGGGACGGCTGGCGATGGGCAAGGAGAACCCGCCGCCCGGCGGCATCGCGACCATCGCGGCCGAGCTGATGATCCGGGGGTCCACCGCCGCCCCGAGGAGCTGA
- a CDS encoding Gfo/Idh/MocA family protein, with protein MTRRTVRIAMNGVTGRMGYRQHLVRSILAIREQGGLDLGDGEVVWPEPVLVGRRAHALEELAERHGLTEWSTDLDAVLADESVEIYFDAQVTSARVEAVKKAIAAGKHVYTEKPTATDVEGALDLARVARDAGIKHGVVQDKIFLPGLRKLKRLIDGGFFGEILSVRGEFGYWVFEGDWQEAQRPSWNYRAEDGGGIVVDMFPHWEYVLHELFGRVTSVTAQVRTHVPRRWDERGTPYEATADDAAYGIFELAGGAVAQINSSWTVRVNRDELVEFQVDGTHGSAVAGLRNCRVQHRSSTPKPVWNPDLPVTESFRDQWQEIPDNQEFDNGFKAQWELFLRHVVQDAPYTWDLLAGARGVQLAELGLKSSAEGRRLGIPELTL; from the coding sequence GTGACACGCAGGACAGTGCGCATCGCCATGAACGGCGTCACGGGACGCATGGGGTACCGGCAGCACCTGGTGCGCTCGATCCTGGCGATCCGCGAACAGGGGGGCCTGGATCTCGGCGACGGCGAGGTGGTGTGGCCCGAGCCCGTGCTCGTCGGCCGGCGCGCCCACGCCCTGGAGGAACTCGCCGAGCGCCACGGTCTGACCGAGTGGTCGACGGACCTGGACGCGGTGCTGGCGGACGAGTCGGTCGAGATCTACTTCGACGCCCAGGTCACCTCGGCCCGGGTGGAGGCCGTCAAGAAGGCGATCGCGGCGGGCAAGCACGTCTACACCGAGAAGCCGACCGCCACGGACGTCGAGGGGGCCCTCGACCTGGCCCGGGTCGCGCGCGACGCCGGCATCAAGCACGGTGTCGTCCAGGACAAGATCTTCCTGCCGGGCCTGCGCAAGCTGAAGCGCCTGATCGACGGCGGCTTCTTCGGCGAGATCCTGTCCGTGCGGGGGGAGTTCGGCTACTGGGTCTTCGAGGGCGACTGGCAGGAGGCGCAGCGCCCCTCGTGGAACTACCGGGCGGAGGACGGCGGCGGCATCGTCGTCGACATGTTCCCGCACTGGGAGTATGTGCTCCATGAGCTGTTCGGCCGGGTGACCTCTGTGACGGCGCAGGTCAGGACGCATGTTCCGCGGCGCTGGGACGAGCGGGGCACACCGTACGAGGCGACCGCCGACGACGCCGCGTACGGCATCTTCGAGCTGGCGGGCGGGGCCGTCGCGCAGATCAACTCCTCCTGGACGGTTCGGGTCAACCGCGACGAGCTGGTCGAGTTCCAGGTCGACGGGACGCACGGCTCGGCCGTCGCGGGCCTGCGCAACTGCCGTGTCCAGCACCGCTCGTCGACCCCGAAGCCGGTCTGGAACCCGGACCTCCCGGTCACCGAGTCGTTCCGCGACCAGTGGCAGGAGATCCCGGACAACCAGGAGTTCGACAACGGCTTCAAGGCCCAGTGGGAGCTGTTCCTGCGCCACGTGGTCCAGGACGCGCCGTACACCTGGGACCTGCTGGCCGGGGCCCGGGGCGTCCAACTGGCGGAACTCGGGCTGAAGTCGTCCGCCGAGGGCCGCCGCCTCGGCATCCCGGAGCTGACGCTGTGA